Proteins encoded together in one Alteribacter keqinensis window:
- a CDS encoding putative bifunctional diguanylate cyclase/phosphodiesterase, translated as MYKGLEFNKQNLAYFIERLNQTLEEDAIYFMVDGQETIRYASDSFFHFTGLHHHHVLGTDHRRFLILLRGKKAMVKSAEGVLLSFTFSKLTMPKYNPLDPAFSFFVLHPCEEITASFIDERTGLPNKRALLEVMKKHEKQPFTLVYGRFTEREDRWAEGLKKAQSHERSIYVIDEFTFCCFVKGRVSEQEAEEKITECLNPFKCILTAVVNEHSSSGTEELLKRAKQKNDTGQNKEEMMEGRLKQAIHNQSLSLVYQPQVDLHKEKVIGVEALLRWNDEVLGCVAPLTFIPVAEKTGLIKDIGLWVLEEACRQASLWKKEGLPVRMSVNISAVQCRDREFIQQLGEIIRKTDMNPWLLSLEITESFLLSQLQNGQEVLEGIKELGVHLSIDDFGTGYSTLSYLKNFPVDSLKIDQSFIRDVLIKEKDEVIVTSVIKLARNMNVKVVAEGVESSEVLTFLKENDCDEVQGYLYCKPLPPHEVTPFLLDGSARQILS; from the coding sequence TTGTATAAGGGACTCGAGTTCAATAAACAAAACCTTGCTTATTTTATAGAACGTCTCAATCAGACTCTTGAAGAAGACGCTATTTACTTTATGGTTGATGGACAGGAAACGATCAGGTATGCAAGCGATTCGTTTTTTCACTTTACCGGACTTCATCACCACCATGTGCTTGGGACAGACCATCGGAGGTTTCTAATCCTGCTGAGAGGGAAAAAAGCGATGGTTAAAAGCGCAGAAGGCGTACTTCTTTCCTTTACGTTCTCAAAACTTACAATGCCGAAATACAATCCACTTGACCCGGCATTTTCGTTCTTCGTTTTACACCCCTGCGAGGAAATTACGGCTTCCTTTATTGACGAAAGGACGGGCCTTCCGAACAAACGGGCACTTCTTGAGGTGATGAAGAAGCACGAAAAACAGCCGTTCACCCTCGTTTACGGCAGGTTTACTGAAAGAGAAGACAGGTGGGCAGAAGGGTTAAAAAAAGCCCAATCTCATGAGAGAAGCATTTACGTAATCGATGAATTTACCTTTTGCTGTTTTGTTAAAGGCAGGGTGAGTGAGCAAGAGGCAGAGGAAAAAATAACAGAATGTCTAAACCCCTTCAAGTGTATTCTCACAGCAGTGGTGAATGAACATTCATCCAGTGGTACCGAGGAACTTTTGAAAAGAGCAAAACAGAAAAATGATACCGGGCAAAACAAAGAAGAAATGATGGAGGGAAGGCTGAAACAAGCGATACATAATCAAAGTCTTTCCCTGGTTTATCAGCCCCAGGTCGATCTCCATAAAGAAAAAGTGATCGGGGTGGAAGCACTCCTTCGCTGGAATGACGAAGTGCTGGGATGTGTAGCTCCTCTCACGTTTATTCCAGTTGCGGAAAAAACAGGCCTGATTAAGGACATTGGTCTCTGGGTCCTGGAAGAGGCATGCAGACAGGCTTCTCTATGGAAAAAAGAAGGTCTGCCTGTAAGGATGTCTGTTAATATATCAGCAGTCCAGTGCAGGGATCGGGAATTCATTCAACAACTGGGGGAGATTATCCGTAAAACAGATATGAATCCATGGTTGTTAAGTCTTGAAATCACGGAGAGCTTTCTTCTGTCTCAATTGCAGAATGGACAGGAAGTGCTTGAAGGAATAAAAGAACTTGGTGTCCATTTATCCATAGACGACTTTGGAACCGGATACTCTACGCTCAGCTACCTGAAGAATTTTCCGGTCGATTCATTGAAAATTGATCAGTCATTTATCAGGGATGTCCTTATTAAAGAAAAGGACGAAGTGATAGTTACCTCTGTTATTAAGCTGGCACGTAACATGAATGTCAAAGTGGTTGCAGAAGGGGTGGAGTCCAGTGAGGTACTTACGTTTTTAAAGGAAAATGACTGCGATGAAGTCCAGGGATACTTGTACTGCAAGCCGCTTCCGCCACACGAGGTTACACCTTTTCTTCTGGACGGTTCTGCACGGCAGATTCTCTCGTGA
- a CDS encoding KTSC domain-containing protein translates to MEMEFVQINDQQVKSLAYDDMNQQLHVRYQNGEYLVYYGVKKADYVALQGTADTAGFIDSKIALDYRSERMN, encoded by the coding sequence ATGGAAATGGAATTTGTACAGATCAATGATCAGCAGGTCAAGTCGCTGGCTTATGATGACATGAACCAGCAGCTCCATGTCAGGTATCAAAACGGAGAATATCTTGTATATTACGGTGTTAAAAAGGCCGATTATGTCGCACTGCAAGGTACGGCAGACACAGCCGGTTTTATCGATTCAAAGATTGCCCTGGATTACCGCTCTGAGCGCATGAACTAG